From Amycolatopsis sp. cg9, one genomic window encodes:
- a CDS encoding F0F1 ATP synthase subunit delta, with translation MTLHAASREALGLAEERLGEVLADAGADAATVGDELLSVVDLLDREIGLRRAVSDASATPEARTGLVRRLFDGKLSEPALKVLDSVAGSRWSSPRELTDGLESLGRSALLTSAEKTGNVDAVESQLFQVARVVANHPELEKALSDLTGSAEAKRTLVRGLFADKVDVVTETLVEQVVRRAKGRGVGVGLDKLVKLAAERRQRSVAYVTSANALSDEQTAQLGAKLDALYGRPIALHVEVDPRLGGGLVVRVGDEVIDGSAAGQLAALRRRLARA, from the coding sequence ATGACGCTGCATGCTGCGAGCCGTGAAGCGCTCGGCCTCGCCGAGGAACGCCTCGGCGAGGTTCTGGCCGATGCGGGAGCCGATGCCGCCACGGTCGGCGACGAGCTGCTCTCGGTCGTCGACCTGCTGGACCGGGAGATCGGCCTGCGCCGGGCGGTGAGCGACGCCTCGGCGACGCCGGAGGCGCGCACCGGGCTGGTGCGCCGGCTGTTCGACGGCAAGCTGTCCGAACCGGCCCTGAAGGTGCTCGACTCCGTGGCGGGCAGCCGCTGGTCCAGCCCCCGTGAGCTGACCGACGGCCTCGAGTCGCTCGGTCGCTCGGCCCTGCTCACCTCGGCGGAGAAGACCGGGAACGTCGACGCCGTCGAATCCCAGCTCTTCCAGGTCGCGCGGGTCGTGGCCAACCACCCCGAGCTCGAGAAGGCGCTGTCGGACCTGACCGGTTCCGCCGAAGCGAAGCGCACGCTGGTGCGCGGGCTGTTCGCCGACAAGGTGGACGTGGTCACCGAGACCCTCGTCGAGCAGGTCGTGCGCCGGGCCAAGGGCCGCGGCGTCGGCGTCGGGCTCGACAAGCTGGTCAAGCTGGCCGCGGAGCGGCGCCAGCGCTCGGTCGCCTACGTGACCAGCGCGAACGCCCTGTCCGACGAGCAGACCGCTCAGCTGGGCGCGAAGCTCGACGCCCTCTACGGGCGGCCGATCGCGCTGCACGTCGAGGTCGACCCCCGGCTCGGCGGCGGGCTCGTCGTCCGCGTCGGCGACGAGGTCATCGACGGGAGCGCGGCGGGGCAGCTGGCGGCGCTGCGCAGGCGGCTGGCCCGGGCATAG
- the prmC gene encoding peptide chain release factor N(5)-glutamine methyltransferase, which produces MNRQPLRLAIIEATRILERAGVASPRFDAEVIAAHVLGVERGRLPMVPLVDPPVIEAIGQLVQQRAKRIPLQYLTGWAALGEITVAVGAGVFVPRPETELLLEWGVKFLQGREFPVVVDLCTGSAALALAVAHARPDAVVYAVDVDPQALAWARHNADVHADAGNTPIRLYSGDISDPTMFAELDGLVDLVLCNPPYVPEGTPVPPEVAEHDPPRAVFAEESGLAVIRHAIAAGARLLRPGGGLAIEHDDTHGSAVPALVRARRVLTGVEDHADLTGRARFVTARRLG; this is translated from the coding sequence GTGAATCGGCAGCCGCTGCGCCTGGCCATCATCGAGGCCACCCGGATCCTCGAGCGCGCCGGCGTCGCCTCGCCGCGGTTCGACGCCGAGGTGATCGCGGCGCACGTGCTCGGGGTCGAACGCGGGCGGCTGCCGATGGTGCCACTGGTCGACCCGCCGGTCATCGAGGCCATCGGCCAGCTGGTCCAGCAGCGCGCGAAGCGGATCCCGCTGCAGTACCTGACCGGCTGGGCGGCGCTCGGCGAGATCACCGTCGCGGTCGGCGCCGGGGTGTTCGTGCCGCGGCCGGAGACCGAGCTGCTGCTCGAGTGGGGCGTCAAGTTCCTGCAGGGCCGCGAGTTCCCGGTGGTGGTGGACCTGTGCACCGGGTCGGCCGCACTGGCACTTGCGGTCGCGCACGCACGGCCGGACGCGGTCGTCTACGCGGTGGACGTCGACCCGCAGGCGCTGGCCTGGGCCCGGCACAACGCGGACGTCCACGCCGACGCCGGCAACACCCCGATCCGGCTGTACTCGGGTGACATCAGCGACCCGACGATGTTCGCCGAGCTCGACGGCCTGGTCGACCTGGTGCTGTGCAACCCGCCGTACGTCCCGGAGGGCACGCCGGTGCCCCCGGAGGTCGCCGAGCACGACCCGCCGCGCGCGGTGTTCGCCGAGGAGAGCGGCCTGGCGGTGATCCGCCACGCGATCGCGGCGGGCGCCCGCCTGCTCCGCCCCGGCGGCGGCCTGGCCATCGAGCACGACGACACGCACGGCTCGGCGGTGCCGGCGCTGGTGCGTGCGCGGCGCGTGCTGACGGGGGTCGAGGACCACGCGGACCTGACCGGCCGGGCCCGGTTCGTCACCGCGCGCCGGCTGGGCTGA
- a CDS encoding TIGR03619 family F420-dependent LLM class oxidoreductase, giving the protein MTEHFPDLEVVLPNEQPDVGPARIAELARRAEELGFRAAWLPDHLIPPGPFGEVFGGVHEPLVTLAHLAAVTSRIRLGTAVLILPLREPFALAKQAATLARLSGDRFDLGVGAGWNEPEFAEVGVDFATRGKRTDASLDLLAELFRTGRGPGGGYFEPRPARPVPLTVGGNSAAALRRAVRVGAGWFSAGLSPAEVGERAGKLTAMTNGQETRVTARMDWDGTDLDSATARFRAYILAGADAVAVHFGPAETFEQRMTAFAEAVAGP; this is encoded by the coding sequence ATGACCGAACATTTCCCGGACCTCGAAGTCGTCCTGCCGAACGAGCAGCCGGACGTCGGGCCCGCCCGGATCGCCGAACTCGCCCGCCGCGCCGAAGAGCTCGGGTTCCGCGCCGCCTGGCTGCCCGACCACCTGATCCCGCCCGGCCCCTTCGGGGAGGTGTTCGGCGGGGTCCACGAGCCGCTGGTCACCCTCGCCCACCTCGCCGCCGTGACCAGCCGGATCCGGCTCGGGACGGCGGTGCTGATCCTGCCGCTGCGGGAGCCGTTCGCACTGGCCAAGCAGGCCGCGACGCTGGCGAGGCTGTCCGGTGACCGGTTCGACCTCGGGGTCGGCGCCGGCTGGAACGAGCCGGAGTTCGCCGAGGTCGGCGTCGACTTCGCCACCCGCGGCAAGCGGACCGACGCGTCCCTGGACCTGCTCGCCGAGCTGTTCCGGACCGGCCGCGGCCCCGGCGGCGGGTACTTCGAGCCGCGGCCGGCGCGGCCGGTGCCCCTGACCGTCGGCGGCAACTCCGCGGCGGCGCTGCGCCGGGCCGTGCGGGTCGGCGCGGGCTGGTTCAGCGCCGGGCTGTCCCCCGCCGAGGTCGGCGAGCGCGCCGGGAAGCTCACGGCCATGACAAACGGCCAAGAAACACGGGTCACCGCCAGAATGGATTGGGACGGGACCGATCTCGACTCCGCGACCGCGCGATTCCGCGCGTATATCCTGGCGGGGGCGGACGCGGTGGCCGTCCACTTCGGCCCGGCGGAGACCTTCGAACAGCGGATGACCGCGTTCGCCGAGGCCGTCGCCGGACCCTAG
- a CDS encoding L-threonylcarbamoyladenylate synthase, with amino-acid sequence MSVVYDCSKRDTRADGLAAAAGAVRSSRLVVLPTDTVYGIGADAFDAGAVQALLRAKNRGPDMPVGVLVGSWSTVDGLVLGVPPQARALIEAFWPGDLSIVLPHAPSLQWNLGDARGTVMLRMPLHPVALELLRDVGPMAVSSANVSGRPPASTAQEAQEQLGDSVAVYLDGGSSGEPVASTIVDLTGTEPVVLREGSVSKTAVAEVLGVPAESLA; translated from the coding sequence ATGAGCGTGGTCTACGACTGCAGCAAGCGCGACACCCGGGCCGACGGGCTGGCCGCCGCGGCGGGTGCGGTGCGGTCGAGCAGGCTGGTCGTCCTGCCGACCGACACGGTCTACGGCATCGGTGCCGACGCGTTCGACGCCGGCGCCGTCCAGGCGCTGCTGCGCGCGAAGAACCGCGGCCCGGACATGCCGGTCGGCGTGCTCGTCGGGTCCTGGTCCACTGTGGACGGCCTGGTGCTCGGCGTCCCGCCGCAGGCGCGCGCGCTCATCGAAGCCTTCTGGCCCGGTGACCTGTCCATCGTGCTGCCGCACGCGCCGAGCCTGCAGTGGAACCTCGGCGACGCCCGCGGCACCGTGATGCTCCGGATGCCGCTGCACCCGGTGGCGCTGGAGCTGCTGCGCGACGTCGGCCCGATGGCCGTGTCGAGCGCGAACGTCTCCGGGCGGCCGCCGGCGAGCACCGCGCAGGAGGCGCAGGAGCAGCTCGGCGACTCGGTCGCGGTGTACCTCGACGGCGGGTCGAGCGGCGAGCCCGTCGCGTCGACCATTGTGGACCTCACGGGTACCGAACCGGTGGTGCTGCGCGAGGGTTCGGTCTCGAAGACGGCGGTCGCGGAGGTGCTCGGTGTGCCCGCGGAATCGTTGGCCTGA
- a CDS encoding glycosyltransferase family 2 protein: MPTEPTTRRRVAFVFPIYNEEANIDLLHRTVDDVTAPLAERYDFSFLYVDDGSRDGSLDRLAELSARDARVTVVELSRNFGHQMAVTAGLDLVDADAVIIMDSDLQDPPRVALELLEKWEEGYDVVYAQRRSRRDSPFKRYTASAFYWFLRKMAAVDIPKNTGDFRLIDRKVVDELRKYRERDRFLRGLVSYVGFRQTAVLFDRDKRHAGVTGYPLTKMLRFAADGILGFSTTPLRMITRMGYLISLLSFLGVLYVVGVKLFAPETAVPGWAFITIAMFFLGGIQIIMLGVLGSYIGRTYSQVQNRPLYTVASVRTGLPEPAGADENRRSAAR; the protein is encoded by the coding sequence GTGCCGACCGAGCCGACCACGCGCCGCCGGGTCGCGTTCGTCTTCCCGATCTACAACGAGGAAGCGAACATCGACCTGCTGCACCGCACGGTCGACGACGTCACCGCTCCCCTGGCGGAGCGGTACGACTTCAGCTTCCTCTACGTCGACGACGGCAGCCGGGACGGTTCGCTGGACCGGCTGGCCGAGCTGTCGGCCCGCGACGCGCGGGTCACCGTCGTGGAGCTCTCCCGCAACTTCGGGCACCAGATGGCCGTGACCGCCGGGCTGGACCTGGTCGACGCGGACGCCGTCATCATCATGGACAGCGACCTGCAGGACCCGCCGCGGGTGGCGCTCGAACTGCTCGAGAAGTGGGAAGAGGGCTACGACGTCGTCTACGCGCAGCGCCGGTCGAGGCGGGATTCGCCGTTCAAGCGGTACACGGCGAGCGCGTTCTACTGGTTCCTGCGGAAGATGGCCGCGGTCGACATCCCGAAGAACACCGGGGACTTCCGGCTGATCGACCGCAAGGTCGTCGACGAACTGCGCAAGTACCGCGAACGCGACCGGTTCCTGCGCGGGCTGGTCAGCTACGTCGGGTTCCGCCAGACCGCGGTGCTGTTCGACCGCGACAAGCGCCACGCGGGCGTCACCGGCTACCCGCTGACGAAGATGCTGCGCTTCGCCGCGGACGGCATCCTCGGGTTCTCGACGACGCCGCTGCGGATGATCACGCGGATGGGGTACCTGATCTCGCTGCTGAGCTTCCTCGGTGTGCTCTACGTCGTAGGAGTGAAGCTGTTCGCGCCGGAGACGGCGGTGCCGGGCTGGGCGTTCATCACCATCGCGATGTTCTTCCTCGGCGGCATCCAGATCATCATGCTCGGCGTCCTCGGCAGCTACATCGGCCGCACGTACTCGCAGGTCCAGAACCGGCCGCTGTACACGGTGGCGTCGGTGCGCACCGGCCTTCCCGAACCCGCCGGAGCGGACGAGAACCGCAGGAGCGCCGCCCGATGA
- a CDS encoding glycosyltransferase family 4 protein, whose amino-acid sequence MPPTSGLLPIREYILVALTATAVTYLLTGLVRRLAIRVGAIANPRARDVHVAPIPRMGGIGIFLGVAGAMGLAHQLPALSHGFDASFDSVGVLLAAGVISLIGALDDRFELDAWTKLAGQVMCAGILVIFGVQWVSFWVPWGGSGDSFGSVLVLDKNQGALLTVVMVVVMVNAMNFVDGLDGLAGGLGFIAAAATCAFSLGLLDSSGGDVGTYPPALIAATLAGACLGFLPYNFQPAKIFMGDSGSMMIGLMLAGATTSASGRVPYPQFSGKDAIALLSPLVVVAAVLFVPLLDLIMAVVRRTRRGESPFAADKMHLHHRLLEIGHSQRRAVLLIYLWAGILAFGAVSVTLFDDAAALWIIGAGLVFAVVVSIVPRLRSRNQPGT is encoded by the coding sequence GTGCCGCCCACATCCGGTCTCCTCCCCATCCGGGAATACATCCTCGTCGCGCTGACCGCGACGGCCGTGACCTACCTGCTCACCGGCCTCGTCCGCCGGCTCGCCATCCGCGTCGGCGCGATCGCCAACCCGCGGGCGCGCGACGTCCACGTCGCCCCGATCCCGCGGATGGGCGGGATCGGGATCTTCCTCGGCGTCGCCGGCGCGATGGGCCTCGCCCACCAGCTGCCCGCGCTGTCGCACGGGTTCGACGCCTCGTTCGACTCGGTCGGCGTGCTGCTCGCGGCGGGCGTGATCTCGCTGATCGGCGCGCTCGACGACCGGTTCGAGCTGGACGCCTGGACGAAGCTGGCCGGCCAGGTGATGTGCGCCGGGATCCTGGTCATCTTCGGCGTGCAGTGGGTGTCGTTCTGGGTGCCGTGGGGCGGCAGCGGCGACTCGTTCGGCTCGGTGCTGGTGCTCGACAAGAACCAGGGCGCGCTGCTGACGGTCGTGATGGTCGTGGTGATGGTCAACGCGATGAACTTCGTCGACGGCCTCGACGGCCTGGCCGGTGGCCTCGGCTTCATCGCGGCGGCGGCGACGTGCGCGTTTTCGCTGGGCCTGCTGGACAGCTCCGGCGGCGACGTCGGCACGTACCCGCCGGCCCTGATCGCGGCGACGCTCGCGGGAGCGTGCCTGGGGTTCCTGCCGTACAACTTCCAACCGGCGAAGATATTCATGGGCGACTCGGGCTCGATGATGATCGGCCTGATGCTCGCGGGCGCGACGACGTCGGCGTCCGGCCGCGTGCCGTACCCGCAGTTCAGCGGCAAGGACGCGATCGCGCTGCTGTCGCCGCTCGTGGTCGTGGCGGCGGTGCTGTTCGTGCCGCTGCTGGACCTGATCATGGCGGTCGTCCGGCGCACGCGCCGCGGCGAAAGCCCGTTCGCGGCCGACAAGATGCACCTGCACCACCGCCTGCTGGAGATCGGCCATTCCCAGCGCCGCGCGGTCCTGCTGATCTACTTGTGGGCGGGGATCCTGGCGTTCGGCGCGGTGTCGGTCACGCTGTTCGACGACGCCGCGGCGCTGTGGATCATCGGCGCCGGGCTGGTGTTCGCGGTGGTGGTTTCGATCGTGCCGAGGCTGCGCTCGCGCAACCAGCCGGGCACCTGA
- a CDS encoding M6 family metalloprotease domain-containing protein has translation MRSRTPKALALLAAAAVLTGLGAGTAAAEPLTRGWPAPIDSARWENQDHMTWSDYKKVPGTNWADPALKPTQRTFKGAVVLADYPDQDFVVTKPANSTIFGNPGPAAANIPRAGVAQYYQDFLNKPEALNNGHTINEYWMEDSGGRFGVQLTAFGPYRMPGKSYEYGMEFQPSACPPSANCDRDIRKDAGDAWRADVGDTANQFDFVFYLSAGQDESSTWQEFGEMKFGTKENVPDAFGPPNHDLPNYAATRYVPWTSWASAASIWPNAENGSSVQAESSGQSTYAHEFSHILGIGDNYNNPFGIPPWRDYSGAWEMLSRGTFNGPGGPHTRWQIPATQGSSMGAQHMLRNKLKLGIVDPADVLQLDRAELASSGPVSARITAREAEAQPGAFTGLNIKLTGGDKTPKCDRATDPFCDGGGYDNYTVEVVDRMGADSFAPDSGVLIAKTKNKDAAPFEWVIDANPQDIGITDYTKPDGTPVKITIGDYRQLNDALFKAGTEAASPYEYTDQANRLRFLITDLARDRRGILSYTVTVASLDGSGSQARGTAVTPAPPAFARGGLATCDFGLLNTGSARGAKAPYDTDTYRLSVSTDARGWEVRLPNELTTAKFGGHVKVPAYAKRGQGADLAARVKLTATSVSDPSKTASASCTAFGF, from the coding sequence ATGCGTTCCAGAACCCCGAAGGCGCTCGCCCTGCTCGCCGCGGCCGCCGTGCTGACCGGGCTCGGCGCGGGCACCGCCGCGGCCGAGCCGCTCACCCGCGGCTGGCCCGCCCCCATCGACTCCGCGCGATGGGAGAACCAGGACCACATGACCTGGTCCGACTACAAGAAGGTCCCCGGCACGAACTGGGCCGACCCCGCCCTCAAGCCGACGCAGCGCACGTTCAAGGGCGCCGTCGTGCTCGCCGACTACCCGGACCAGGACTTCGTCGTCACGAAGCCGGCCAACTCGACGATCTTCGGCAACCCCGGCCCCGCCGCCGCGAACATCCCGCGGGCCGGCGTCGCGCAGTACTACCAGGACTTCCTCAACAAGCCCGAGGCGCTCAACAACGGGCACACCATCAACGAGTACTGGATGGAGGACTCCGGCGGCCGCTTCGGCGTGCAGCTGACCGCGTTCGGGCCGTACCGGATGCCCGGGAAGTCCTACGAGTACGGCATGGAGTTCCAGCCGTCCGCCTGCCCGCCGAGCGCGAACTGCGACCGCGACATCCGCAAGGACGCCGGGGACGCGTGGCGCGCCGACGTCGGTGACACGGCGAACCAGTTCGACTTCGTCTTCTACCTCTCCGCCGGCCAGGACGAGAGCTCGACCTGGCAGGAGTTCGGCGAGATGAAGTTCGGCACCAAGGAGAACGTGCCGGACGCGTTCGGCCCGCCGAACCACGACCTGCCCAACTACGCGGCGACGCGGTACGTGCCGTGGACGTCGTGGGCGTCGGCCGCCAGCATCTGGCCGAACGCCGAGAACGGCAGCTCGGTGCAGGCCGAGAGCTCGGGCCAGTCGACCTACGCGCACGAGTTCAGCCACATCCTCGGCATCGGCGACAACTACAACAACCCGTTCGGCATCCCGCCGTGGCGCGACTACTCCGGGGCCTGGGAGATGCTGTCGCGCGGCACGTTCAACGGACCCGGCGGCCCGCACACGCGCTGGCAGATCCCGGCGACGCAGGGCAGCTCGATGGGTGCCCAGCACATGCTGCGCAACAAGCTGAAGCTCGGCATCGTCGACCCCGCCGACGTCCTGCAGCTCGACCGCGCCGAGCTGGCGTCGTCGGGGCCGGTGTCGGCGCGGATCACCGCGCGCGAAGCGGAAGCGCAGCCGGGCGCGTTCACCGGGCTGAACATCAAGCTGACCGGCGGCGACAAGACCCCGAAGTGCGACCGGGCGACGGACCCGTTCTGCGACGGCGGCGGCTACGACAACTACACCGTCGAGGTCGTCGACCGGATGGGCGCGGACTCCTTCGCGCCGGACTCCGGGGTGCTGATCGCGAAGACGAAGAACAAGGACGCGGCGCCGTTCGAGTGGGTGATCGACGCGAACCCGCAGGACATCGGCATCACCGACTACACGAAGCCGGACGGCACGCCGGTGAAGATCACCATCGGCGACTACCGGCAGCTCAACGACGCCCTGTTCAAGGCCGGCACGGAGGCGGCGAGCCCGTACGAGTACACCGACCAGGCCAACCGGCTGCGGTTCCTGATCACCGACCTCGCGCGGGACCGCCGCGGGATCCTGTCGTACACGGTCACGGTCGCTTCGCTGGACGGCTCGGGCAGCCAGGCGCGCGGCACCGCGGTGACCCCGGCCCCGCCGGCGTTCGCCCGCGGCGGCCTCGCGACCTGCGACTTCGGCCTGCTCAACACGGGTTCGGCGCGGGGCGCGAAGGCGCCGTACGACACGGACACGTACCGGCTGAGCGTGTCGACGGACGCGCGCGGCTGGGAGGTCCGCCTCCCGAACGAGCTGACGACGGCGAAGTTCGGCGGCCACGTGAAGGTCCCGGCGTACGCGAAGCGCGGCCAGGGCGCCGACCTCGCGGCCCGGGTGAAGCTGACGGCGACCTCGGTGAGCGACCCGTCGAAGACGGCGTCGGCGAGCTGCACGGCGTTCGGCTTCTAG
- a CDS encoding ATP F0F1 synthase subunit C, protein MSNIVLAQAAAEQVNLNAGLAAIGYGLGAIGPGIGVGLIFAAVINGTARQPEAQGKLQGIGFSTFVLTEVLALIGIVIYFIASAA, encoded by the coding sequence GTGAGCAACATCGTTCTGGCCCAGGCCGCCGCGGAGCAGGTCAACCTCAACGCCGGCCTCGCGGCCATCGGTTACGGCCTGGGCGCGATCGGCCCGGGCATCGGCGTGGGCCTGATCTTCGCGGCCGTCATCAACGGCACCGCGCGTCAGCCGGAGGCGCAGGGCAAGCTGCAGGGCATCGGCTTCTCGACCTTCGTGCTTACCGAGGTGCTCGCCCTGATCGGCATCGTCATCTACTTCATCGCCTCCGCCGCCTGA
- a CDS encoding MerR family transcriptional regulator yields the protein MRIGELAERTGVSTRLLRYYEEQGLLAASRDGNGYRAYEEGAVVRVRQIRRLLAAGLNTGVISSALQCASGEEAHLDLCPELAGLLHRELSALDDRISALQRRRGELAGYLSDER from the coding sequence TTGCGGATCGGCGAGCTCGCGGAACGCACCGGCGTCAGCACGCGGCTGCTGCGCTACTACGAGGAGCAGGGGCTGCTGGCGGCGTCGCGCGACGGCAACGGCTACCGCGCCTACGAGGAGGGCGCCGTCGTCCGGGTCCGGCAGATCCGCCGCCTGCTCGCGGCGGGGCTGAACACCGGGGTGATCTCCTCGGCGCTGCAGTGCGCGAGCGGCGAGGAGGCGCACCTCGACCTGTGCCCGGAGCTCGCCGGCCTGCTGCACCGCGAGCTGAGCGCGCTGGACGACCGGATCAGCGCGCTCCAGCGGCGGCGCGGCGAGCTGGCCGGGTACTTGTCCGACGAGCGCTGA
- a CDS encoding F0F1 ATP synthase subunit B, translating to MLNSALVLAAEGETHNPIIPDISELILGIVAFLILLFILKKYVVPRFEAAYEERAQKIEGGIEKAEKAQAEAEEALAKYKAQLAEARTEAAKIRDDARLEAEQIKAELRAEAEAESQRIVAQGQAQLQAQKAQIIAELRADMGRNAVELASRIVGESLEDEARRRGTVDRFLAELETAGASNGAGK from the coding sequence GTGCTGAACAGTGCCTTGGTCCTCGCCGCAGAGGGCGAAACGCACAACCCGATCATCCCCGACATCTCGGAGCTGATCCTCGGCATCGTCGCCTTCCTCATCCTGCTGTTCATCCTCAAGAAGTACGTCGTCCCTCGCTTCGAGGCCGCGTACGAAGAGCGTGCGCAGAAGATCGAGGGTGGCATCGAGAAGGCCGAGAAGGCCCAGGCCGAGGCCGAGGAAGCGCTGGCCAAGTACAAGGCGCAGCTGGCCGAGGCCCGCACCGAGGCCGCGAAGATCCGTGACGACGCCCGGCTCGAAGCCGAGCAGATCAAGGCGGAGCTGCGGGCCGAGGCCGAGGCCGAGTCCCAGCGCATCGTCGCCCAGGGGCAGGCCCAGCTGCAGGCCCAGAAGGCGCAGATCATCGCCGAGCTGCGGGCCGACATGGGCCGCAACGCCGTCGAGCTGGCCAGCCGCATCGTCGGCGAGTCGCTCGAGGACGAGGCGCGCCGCCGCGGCACCGTCGACCGGTTCCTGGCGGAGCTGGAGACCGCCGGTGCCTCCAACGGAGCGGGGAAGTAG
- a CDS encoding GtrA family protein, whose amino-acid sequence MRIITSTQLRFGIVGIGNTLVDALGYALLITLGVPVFVANFLSTTAGMLLSFTLNRNFTFRAKDGDVRRQALLFFGVTAFGLWVVQFGVIWLVGRLFPGVNVLVPKGAAIVVGLFWNYLLYHYVVFRHRPVSPVPGAAPADSA is encoded by the coding sequence ATGAGGATCATCACTTCGACACAGCTGCGCTTCGGCATCGTCGGGATCGGCAACACGCTGGTCGACGCGCTGGGCTACGCGCTGCTGATCACGCTGGGCGTGCCGGTGTTCGTCGCGAACTTCCTCTCGACGACGGCCGGCATGCTCCTGTCGTTCACACTGAACCGGAACTTCACCTTCCGGGCGAAGGACGGCGACGTCCGCCGCCAGGCGCTGCTGTTCTTCGGCGTGACGGCGTTCGGGCTCTGGGTGGTCCAGTTCGGCGTCATCTGGCTGGTCGGCCGGCTGTTCCCGGGCGTCAACGTGCTGGTGCCGAAGGGCGCGGCGATCGTCGTCGGCCTGTTCTGGAACTACCTCCTCTACCACTACGTGGTGTTCCGGCACCGGCCGGTTTCGCCCGTTCCCGGTGCAGCACCCGCCGACTCTGCGTGA
- the atpB gene encoding F0F1 ATP synthase subunit A → MGALVLAEGAVFAPPGAESFELPALFGGVTKPMLLVVLSVVIIATYFLLATRKLKVVPSKGQFVAESIYDFSRNNIAREQIGSKDFKSFVPLVFALFTFVLVNNLYGIIPVLQFPTMARFGFPVALSVLVVYPVYHFVGFKRHGFAGYFKKELAPPGVPKAVLPLFSLIEFAEKFFLNPLTLAIRVFAAMFAGHLILAVFTLGGTFLLTETSGWALKPVSLVAWIFAIGMTFLEAFIQVLQAYIFALLSAGYIGAALASEH, encoded by the coding sequence GTGGGCGCGCTGGTTTTGGCCGAGGGTGCGGTATTCGCGCCGCCCGGCGCCGAAAGCTTCGAGTTGCCGGCGTTGTTCGGCGGGGTCACCAAGCCGATGCTGCTCGTCGTGCTTTCGGTGGTCATCATCGCGACGTACTTCCTGCTGGCGACCCGCAAGCTCAAGGTCGTTCCGAGCAAGGGGCAGTTCGTCGCCGAGTCGATCTACGACTTCAGCCGCAACAACATCGCGCGCGAGCAGATCGGTTCGAAGGACTTCAAGTCGTTCGTCCCCCTCGTTTTCGCACTGTTCACCTTCGTACTGGTGAACAACCTCTACGGGATCATCCCCGTCCTGCAGTTCCCGACCATGGCGCGATTCGGCTTCCCGGTCGCCCTGTCGGTCCTCGTCGTGTACCCGGTCTACCACTTCGTCGGGTTCAAGCGGCACGGCTTCGCCGGCTACTTCAAGAAGGAACTCGCCCCGCCGGGCGTTCCCAAGGCGGTGCTGCCGCTCTTCTCGCTGATCGAGTTCGCGGAGAAGTTCTTCCTCAACCCGCTGACGCTCGCCATCCGTGTTTTCGCCGCCATGTTCGCGGGTCACCTGATCCTGGCGGTGTTCACGCTCGGCGGCACCTTCCTGCTGACCGAGACGTCGGGCTGGGCGCTGAAGCCGGTCTCGCTGGTGGCGTGGATCTTCGCCATCGGCATGACCTTCCTCGAGGCCTTCATCCAGGTGCTGCAGGCCTACATCTTCGCCCTGCTGTCGGCTGGGTACATCGGCGCCGCGCTGGCGTCGGAGCACTGA